A window of the Flavobacterium sangjuense genome harbors these coding sequences:
- the kynU gene encoding kynureninase: MTFQNTREFAQQLDKQDELNHYRNEFLFPQHNGKNVIYFTGNSLGLQPKRTKQYVDEVMNDWSSLAVEGHFYAEKPWWDYHERFANPLSKLVGAKPSEVTVMNTLTVNLHLLMVSFYRPTKTRYKIICEEKAFPSDQYMFQSQVHFHGYKPEDAIVEIKRREGEHNIRLEDVLAKINEVGDELALVLIGGVNYYTGQVFDMKTITEAGHKAGAIVGFDLAHAAGNIKLELHEWNIDFAAWCSYKYMNSGPGNASGCFIHEKHHANKDLSRFGGWWAQNKERRFLMEPKFDPIVGANGWQVSNLPILSLAPYLASVEMFAEVGMEKLIRKRNQITSYLEFILHEIDKDIEGTEFEIITPTNQEERACQLSVFLHGQGRSLFDYLMKNGVITDWREPNVIRLAPVPFYCSYEDMYDFGQILKQGILTVK, from the coding sequence ATGACTTTCCAAAACACACGCGAATTTGCGCAACAACTCGACAAGCAGGACGAATTAAATCACTATCGTAACGAATTTTTATTTCCGCAACACAATGGTAAAAACGTTATATATTTTACCGGTAATTCTTTGGGATTGCAGCCTAAACGCACCAAACAATATGTTGATGAGGTAATGAATGATTGGTCAAGTCTGGCAGTCGAAGGACATTTCTATGCCGAAAAACCTTGGTGGGATTATCACGAGCGATTTGCCAATCCGTTGAGTAAATTGGTAGGAGCAAAACCTTCCGAAGTTACGGTGATGAATACGCTGACGGTGAATTTACACTTGCTTATGGTATCGTTTTATCGTCCAACAAAAACGCGTTACAAAATCATTTGCGAAGAAAAAGCATTTCCTTCTGACCAATATATGTTTCAGAGTCAAGTCCATTTTCATGGTTATAAACCCGAAGATGCGATAGTAGAAATCAAAAGAAGAGAAGGCGAACACAACATTCGATTAGAAGATGTTTTGGCCAAAATTAATGAAGTTGGTGATGAATTGGCTTTAGTATTAATTGGTGGCGTTAACTATTACACGGGACAAGTGTTTGACATGAAAACCATCACGGAAGCCGGGCATAAAGCCGGAGCAATCGTTGGTTTCGACTTGGCACATGCAGCCGGAAATATAAAATTAGAATTGCACGAATGGAATATCGATTTTGCTGCCTGGTGTTCGTATAAATACATGAATTCCGGACCGGGAAATGCGTCGGGTTGCTTCATTCACGAAAAACATCATGCCAATAAAGACTTGTCTCGATTTGGTGGTTGGTGGGCACAAAACAAAGAAAGACGCTTTTTGATGGAACCAAAATTTGACCCAATTGTAGGCGCTAATGGTTGGCAAGTGAGTAATTTACCAATACTTTCTTTGGCACCTTATCTTGCTTCTGTAGAAATGTTCGCCGAAGTGGGTATGGAAAAACTTATCAGAAAAAGAAATCAAATTACGAGTTATTTAGAATTTATCCTGCATGAAATCGATAAGGATATTGAAGGAACCGAATTTGAAATCATTACACCGACTAATCAAGAAGAAAGAGCCTGCCAACTATCGGTTTTTCTTCACGGACAAGGCAGGAGTTTGTTTGATTATTTAATGAAAAACGGTGTAATTACTGATTGGCGTGAACCCAATGTAATCCGCTTGGCACCTGTTCCTTTCTACTGTTCTTATGAAGATATGTATGATTTCGGACAAATACTAAAACAAGGAATTTTAACTGTAAAATAA
- a CDS encoding 3-phosphoshikimate 1-carboxyvinyltransferase: MNLHLKSSIVTLQSAISITGSKSETNRLLLLQALYPNLVLENTSNSDDSEVMTKALQSSDTSIDIHHAGTAMRFLTAFFSIQENREVVLTGSTRMKERPIKILVDALRQLGAEISYEENEGFPPIRIKGKKITQNKVSLSANVSSQYISALLLIAPKLENGLELTLEGEITSVPYIKMTLSLLNEIGVETSFAGNVISVKPKLITHNSQLITVESDWSSASYFYSIIALSAIGTKITLSSYKQNSLQGDSILAEIYKNFGVETTFQNNTILLKKTHNSQLITHNLELNNSPDIAQTIAVTCFGLGIGCHLTGLHTLKIKETDRLLALKNELEKLGAAVAISDDSLTLEPSRVIHPNIKIKTYQDHRMAMAFSPLALKTDIIIEEAEVVSKSYPAFWNDLKSIGFAISEF, encoded by the coding sequence GTGAACTTGCATCTAAAATCTTCAATCGTTACTCTTCAATCGGCAATCTCAATAACAGGAAGCAAATCTGAAACCAATAGATTGTTGTTGCTTCAGGCTCTGTATCCAAATTTGGTTTTAGAGAACACATCAAACTCGGATGATTCAGAAGTCATGACAAAAGCATTGCAAAGCAGTGATACTAGTATCGACATTCATCACGCCGGAACAGCCATGCGTTTCCTAACCGCTTTTTTTTCAATTCAGGAAAATAGGGAAGTTGTCCTTACCGGTTCAACCCGAATGAAAGAAAGGCCAATAAAAATTTTAGTTGACGCCTTACGCCAACTCGGAGCCGAAATCAGCTATGAAGAAAATGAAGGTTTTCCACCAATTCGAATCAAAGGCAAAAAAATAACGCAGAACAAAGTTTCGCTTTCGGCTAATGTCAGCAGTCAATATATTTCGGCTTTATTATTAATTGCTCCAAAACTCGAAAACGGTTTGGAACTTACACTGGAAGGCGAAATTACTTCTGTTCCGTACATCAAAATGACCTTGAGTTTATTAAACGAAATTGGAGTAGAAACGTCTTTCGCTGGAAATGTGATTTCAGTAAAGCCTAAACTCATAACTCATAACTCACAACTCATAACTGTTGAATCCGACTGGTCTTCCGCTTCCTATTTCTATTCGATTATAGCTTTGTCAGCAATCGGGACAAAAATCACATTGTCGAGCTACAAACAAAACAGCCTGCAAGGGGATTCTATCTTAGCTGAAATCTATAAAAACTTCGGAGTGGAAACCACATTTCAGAATAATACTATTCTTTTAAAGAAAACTCATAACTCACAACTCATAACTCATAACTTAGAGCTCAACAACTCTCCCGACATCGCCCAAACCATAGCAGTTACCTGCTTCGGATTGGGAATTGGCTGTCATTTAACAGGTTTGCATACATTAAAAATAAAAGAAACAGATAGACTTTTGGCGCTGAAAAACGAATTAGAAAAACTCGGTGCAGCAGTTGCGATTTCTGATGATAGTCTGACTTTAGAGCCGTCAAGAGTGATTCATCCAAACATAAAAATAAAAACCTATCAGGACCACCGAATGGCAATGGCTTTCTCACCTTTAGCATTGAAAACCGACATCATTATTGAAGAAGCCGAAGTAGTTTCAAAATCCTATCCCGCTTTTTGGAACGATTTGAAAAGCATTGGATTCGCCATTTCTGAATTTTAG
- a CDS encoding DUF3857 domain-containing protein: MKSVLLLTVLFLSTFCYSQKHELGNVTIDELKEKVCPSDTSAVAAVLFNVGKTYFSYAANEGFQLKTEVIAKIKIYKKEGYDYANQSISYYSYGGDVEKVDVSKAVTYNLVNEKIEKTKLNSEGEFNEKVNKFYSRKKITMPKVKEGSVIEYKFEITSPFFSTFPEWQFQKQIPVNYTEFTTYIPEYFTYNISFKGFLTPVIEKNGQRKSFDINSKERTSRARITSTQFSTETTEYGESISKYTLSNVPALKEESFVNNIENYTATIEHELSAIQYPGGLFNSYATTWESVTKSIYENENFGDELNKDSYFEEDLKALNVGAVSDNETIAKVFDFVKSRMNWNEYNSVYCDVGVRTAYKNKTGNTAEINLILVAMLRKAGVNANPILVSTRANGISLFPSRTSYNCVIAGVESNGKMTLLDATNKNAQPNILPIRDLNWFGRLIKKDGTSVNVDLMPKSNSKDVVSIIASVNEKGEVTGKIRDQYFDYNAFLFRQTNNSISKDSYIEKLEKRHQGLEIGEYSVQNSNDLSLPVVENYDFTSTNSVEIIGDKMYVSPFLFFAITENPFKQEKREYPVDFVFPDQDKFNISLTIPPGYVVETLPQPKAMTMPENIGSFKYIISNTGNQIQLLYTHDTNQAIIGSEYYEALKNFYKEIVNKQTEKIVLKKA; this comes from the coding sequence ATGAAGAGCGTATTATTACTAACAGTTTTATTTTTAAGCACATTTTGCTATTCCCAAAAACACGAATTAGGGAATGTAACTATTGATGAACTCAAAGAAAAAGTGTGTCCATCAGATACTTCTGCTGTAGCAGCAGTTTTGTTTAACGTGGGTAAAACCTATTTTAGTTATGCTGCGAATGAAGGTTTTCAGTTAAAAACAGAAGTAATCGCTAAAATAAAAATTTATAAAAAAGAGGGCTATGATTATGCAAATCAATCAATAAGTTACTACAGTTATGGTGGCGACGTTGAAAAGGTTGATGTTTCAAAAGCAGTAACCTATAATTTGGTTAATGAAAAAATTGAGAAAACTAAACTCAATAGTGAAGGAGAATTTAACGAAAAAGTCAATAAGTTTTACTCCCGAAAAAAAATCACTATGCCTAAAGTAAAAGAGGGCTCTGTTATCGAATATAAATTCGAAATAACTTCTCCTTTTTTTTCCACTTTTCCTGAATGGCAATTTCAAAAACAAATCCCGGTTAATTATACAGAATTCACAACGTATATTCCGGAATATTTCACCTATAATATAAGCTTTAAAGGGTTTCTGACCCCAGTTATAGAAAAAAATGGGCAAAGAAAATCGTTCGACATTAACTCAAAGGAAAGAACCAGTAGAGCTAGAATAACAAGTACTCAATTTTCTACTGAAACCACAGAGTATGGAGAATCAATATCAAAATATACTTTAAGCAATGTTCCGGCTTTAAAGGAGGAATCATTTGTCAACAATATTGAAAATTATACAGCAACAATTGAGCATGAATTATCTGCGATTCAATATCCAGGAGGCTTGTTTAATTCATATGCGACTACATGGGAATCTGTAACAAAAAGTATTTATGAAAATGAAAATTTTGGTGATGAATTAAATAAAGATTCTTATTTTGAAGAGGATCTAAAAGCTTTAAATGTTGGTGCAGTTTCGGATAATGAAACAATAGCAAAAGTTTTCGATTTTGTTAAATCAAGAATGAATTGGAATGAGTATAACAGCGTTTATTGTGATGTTGGTGTAAGAACAGCTTATAAAAACAAGACTGGAAATACAGCTGAAATCAATTTGATACTTGTAGCAATGCTTAGGAAAGCAGGAGTAAATGCCAATCCAATTTTAGTAAGCACACGCGCTAATGGAATTTCATTATTCCCAAGCAGAACATCTTATAATTGCGTTATTGCGGGAGTAGAATCTAATGGGAAAATGACACTATTGGACGCAACAAATAAAAATGCCCAACCCAATATTTTACCAATTAGAGATTTAAACTGGTTTGGAAGATTAATTAAGAAAGATGGAACTTCTGTTAATGTCGATTTGATGCCAAAATCAAATTCAAAAGATGTCGTTAGTATAATTGCAAGTGTCAATGAAAAAGGCGAAGTGACAGGAAAAATTCGAGATCAATATTTTGATTATAATGCTTTTCTTTTTCGACAAACCAATAATAGCATTTCTAAAGATAGTTACATCGAAAAATTGGAAAAAAGACACCAAGGACTGGAAATAGGAGAATATAGCGTTCAAAACAGTAATGATTTGAGCTTGCCAGTAGTTGAGAATTATGATTTTACTTCAACTAATTCTGTTGAGATTATTGGCGATAAGATGTATGTTTCACCATTTTTGTTTTTTGCAATAACTGAAAATCCATTCAAGCAGGAAAAACGTGAATATCCAGTCGATTTTGTATTTCCAGATCAGGATAAATTCAATATAAGTTTGACCATTCCACCAGGATATGTTGTTGAGACATTACCACAGCCTAAAGCAATGACAATGCCTGAAAATATAGGGAGTTTTAAATACATTATTTCAAATACCGGAAACCAAATTCAGTTACTTTATACTCATGATACCAACCAAGCCATAATAGGTTCTGAATATTATGAGGCATTGAAAAATTTCTATAAAGAAATTGTGAATAAACAAACCGAAAAAATAGTGCTTAAAAAAGCATAG
- a CDS encoding DUF3857 domain-containing protein → MKLNILPFFLLLFSVFSFGQKLEYSTSTIPDSLKLNANAVVRLSEINIDIISQKSMVIKAVQITTVLNELGLRSLDLSESYDKNRKINKIEATTYNASGQELKVYKRKDFKDTSVADGFSVFNDNRALYLDYTPIAYPFTIVFVTEVSTSNTAFIPPWSPVDDYLVSTEKTSLTIYFKPELKLKKKEANFSDKYALEKKETDSSISYSSKNLVAKKREELSPSFVESFPFVYFALENFALENVEGKASNWADFGKWYYQSLLVDTEGISEETQAKLKQLVGDEKKPIEIAKIVYKYVQEKTRYVSVQVGIGGWKPMLANDVDRLGYGDCKALTNYTRCLLKSVGVPSYYTVVYAGTDETKDLQNDFASLQGNHVILTLPIDNKLVWLECTSQLQPFGFQGDFTDDRNVLLVKPEGGEIVKTRVFAETDNLKYTKASYEINQDGNFIGKAKITSKGLQYDNEFGKERMSREDQIKNYKEEFDNINNLKINKITLNNNKDKIEFTEDLELEAEGYAQNSGVKLMFALNAFDQSSYVPKKYRTREFPFEMDRGYTNEDEIEITIPEGYIVEAKPNGIEQETEFGYYKIEFNTLSSSKILCKRKLVIKKGFYDKSKYESYRKFRETIAKTDNSKIVITKA, encoded by the coding sequence ATGAAACTAAATATTTTACCATTCTTTCTTCTTTTATTTTCCGTTTTCAGTTTTGGTCAAAAATTAGAATATTCCACTTCAACTATTCCCGATAGTTTAAAGTTAAATGCGAATGCCGTAGTGCGTTTGAGTGAAATTAATATTGATATAATTTCCCAAAAGTCAATGGTTATCAAAGCTGTTCAGATAACCACAGTCCTGAATGAATTAGGATTGAGAAGCCTCGATTTATCAGAAAGTTATGATAAGAACAGAAAGATAAATAAAATAGAGGCAACAACTTATAATGCTTCTGGACAAGAATTAAAAGTATATAAAAGAAAGGATTTTAAAGACACTAGTGTTGCTGATGGCTTTTCTGTATTTAATGACAACAGGGCTCTTTATCTTGATTATACTCCAATTGCTTATCCATTTACAATCGTTTTTGTAACAGAAGTTTCCACTTCAAATACAGCTTTTATTCCGCCTTGGAGTCCTGTAGATGATTATCTGGTCAGTACAGAAAAGACTTCGTTAACGATATATTTTAAACCAGAATTAAAGCTTAAAAAAAAGGAAGCCAATTTTTCAGATAAATATGCTCTGGAAAAAAAAGAAACCGATTCATCCATAAGCTATTCATCCAAAAATTTAGTTGCCAAAAAAAGGGAAGAGTTGAGCCCGAGTTTTGTCGAATCATTTCCATTTGTATATTTTGCACTCGAAAATTTTGCACTCGAAAATGTAGAAGGTAAGGCCAGCAATTGGGCTGATTTTGGTAAATGGTACTATCAATCACTTTTAGTCGATACTGAAGGAATTTCGGAAGAAACACAGGCAAAATTAAAGCAATTGGTTGGCGATGAAAAAAAACCAATTGAAATTGCCAAAATCGTCTACAAATATGTTCAGGAAAAAACCCGATATGTGAGTGTTCAGGTTGGAATTGGTGGTTGGAAACCTATGTTGGCCAATGATGTTGATCGATTAGGTTACGGAGACTGTAAAGCATTAACCAATTATACGCGTTGTTTACTCAAGTCGGTTGGCGTTCCATCATATTATACAGTGGTTTATGCAGGTACAGATGAAACAAAAGACTTGCAGAATGATTTTGCTTCTCTTCAGGGAAATCATGTAATCCTAACATTACCCATTGACAATAAACTGGTTTGGTTAGAATGTACGAGTCAATTACAGCCATTCGGCTTTCAGGGAGATTTTACTGATGACAGAAATGTTTTGCTGGTAAAACCAGAAGGAGGAGAAATAGTTAAAACACGAGTTTTTGCAGAAACAGATAATCTGAAATATACAAAAGCTTCTTATGAAATAAACCAGGATGGTAATTTTATAGGTAAAGCGAAGATTACTTCAAAAGGGTTGCAATACGACAATGAATTCGGTAAAGAAAGGATGAGCAGGGAAGACCAAATCAAGAATTACAAAGAAGAATTTGACAACATTAATAACTTAAAAATTAACAAAATCACCTTAAACAACAATAAAGACAAAATTGAATTTACAGAAGATTTAGAATTAGAAGCAGAAGGTTATGCTCAAAACTCGGGAGTAAAATTAATGTTTGCCTTAAATGCTTTTGACCAAAGTTCTTATGTGCCAAAAAAATACAGAACCCGCGAATTCCCATTTGAAATGGATAGAGGTTATACCAATGAGGATGAAATAGAAATCACAATTCCGGAAGGATACATCGTAGAAGCAAAGCCTAACGGAATAGAGCAAGAAACAGAGTTTGGTTATTATAAAATCGAATTCAATACGCTTAGTTCCAGTAAGATTTTATGCAAGCGAAAACTAGTAATAAAAAAAGGGTTTTACGACAAGTCTAAATACGAAAGCTATAGAAAATTCAGAGAAACCATTGCCAAAACAGATAACTCAAAAATAGTCATTACAAAAGCCTAA
- the queA gene encoding tRNA preQ1(34) S-adenosylmethionine ribosyltransferase-isomerase QueA — translation MKLSHFQFNLPAELLAEFPAENRDEARLMVVNRKTKTIEHKLFKDIIDYFDDGDVMILNNTKVFPARMYGNKEKTGARIEVFLLRELNAEQRLWDVLVDPARKIRIGNKLYFGDDDSLVAEVIDNTTSRGRTLRFLYDGSYEEFRRKLTELGETPIPKYINREVTEEDAERYQTIYAKEEGAVAAPTAGLHFSKHLLKRLEIKGINFAEVTLHVGLGTFNPVEVEDLSKHKMDSEELIITQEACDIVNEAKARKSKICCVGTTSMRAIESSVSSQRTLNPFTGWTNKFIFPPHDFSIADCMVTNFHTPKSTLLMMISAFCGHDLMKKAYEEAIKEKYRFYSYGDAMLII, via the coding sequence ATGAAATTATCTCATTTCCAGTTCAATCTTCCAGCCGAATTATTAGCTGAATTTCCAGCAGAAAACAGAGACGAAGCCAGATTAATGGTTGTCAACAGAAAAACAAAAACCATCGAACACAAACTATTCAAAGACATTATCGATTATTTTGATGATGGCGATGTGATGATTTTGAATAACACCAAAGTATTTCCGGCTCGTATGTACGGAAACAAAGAAAAAACAGGTGCGCGTATTGAAGTTTTCTTGTTAAGAGAATTAAATGCAGAGCAACGTCTTTGGGATGTTTTAGTTGATCCGGCTCGTAAAATCAGAATTGGTAACAAACTTTATTTTGGTGATGACGATTCATTAGTAGCTGAGGTAATTGACAACACCACGTCTCGTGGAAGAACATTGCGTTTTTTATATGATGGTTCGTATGAGGAATTCAGAAGAAAACTGACTGAGCTTGGTGAAACGCCAATTCCAAAATACATCAATCGTGAAGTAACCGAAGAAGATGCGGAACGTTACCAAACGATTTATGCTAAAGAAGAAGGTGCCGTTGCCGCGCCAACCGCTGGCTTGCACTTTTCTAAACATCTTTTGAAAAGATTGGAAATCAAAGGAATCAACTTTGCCGAAGTAACACTACATGTTGGTTTGGGAACATTCAACCCGGTAGAAGTTGAAGATTTGTCAAAACACAAAATGGATTCGGAAGAGTTAATCATTACTCAGGAAGCCTGCGATATTGTTAATGAAGCAAAGGCGAGAAAGAGCAAAATATGTTGTGTAGGAACGACTTCAATGCGTGCTATTGAAAGTTCAGTTTCATCGCAAAGAACCTTAAACCCGTTTACAGGCTGGACGAATAAATTCATTTTTCCACCGCACGATTTCAGCATCGCCGATTGTATGGTGACTAATTTCCACACACCAAAATCGACTTTATTGATGATGATTTCTGCGTTTTGTGGTCATGATTTAATGAAAAAAGCCTACGAAGAAGCAATCAAAGAAAAATACCGTTTCTATTCTTATGGAGACGCGATGCTTATAATATAA
- the dtd gene encoding D-aminoacyl-tRNA deacylase, with translation MKAVIQRVSSCSVTIENKVVADIQKGLLVLVGFEDEDNKEDINWLTAKIANLRIFGDENDVMNLSLKEVGGDMIVVSQFTLHASTKKGNRPSYLKASKPEIAIPLYESFVRQMETELGKKVQTGQFGADMKVALLNDGPVTIIIDTKNKD, from the coding sequence ATGAAAGCAGTAATCCAAAGAGTTTCTTCTTGTTCAGTTACTATAGAGAATAAAGTTGTTGCCGATATCCAAAAAGGATTGTTGGTTTTAGTTGGTTTTGAAGATGAAGATAACAAAGAAGACATAAACTGGCTGACAGCAAAAATTGCCAACCTCAGAATTTTTGGAGATGAAAACGATGTGATGAATTTATCACTCAAAGAAGTTGGTGGCGACATGATAGTCGTGAGTCAGTTTACCCTGCATGCTTCAACAAAAAAAGGAAATCGTCCCTCTTATTTAAAAGCATCAAAACCCGAAATTGCTATTCCGTTATACGAATCTTTTGTACGGCAAATGGAAACAGAATTGGGCAAAAAAGTCCAAACCGGACAATTCGGTGCTGATATGAAAGTAGCACTTTTAAACGATGGGCCGGTTACGATAATTATTGACACAAAAAATAAAGATTAA
- a CDS encoding nucleotide pyrophosphohydrolase, which produces MDLKNSQLEVDNWIKTHGVRYFNELTNMAQLTEEVGEVARIIARRYGEQSEKESDKNKDLGEELADVVFVVLCLANQTGIDLQAAFEKKMNLKSNRDHDRHHNNDKLK; this is translated from the coding sequence ATGGATTTAAAAAACTCCCAACTAGAAGTAGACAATTGGATAAAAACTCATGGCGTTCGTTATTTCAATGAGCTGACAAATATGGCGCAACTTACCGAAGAAGTAGGCGAAGTTGCCCGAATCATTGCCCGCCGTTACGGAGAACAATCCGAGAAAGAAAGCGATAAAAATAAAGACCTTGGCGAAGAATTAGCCGATGTGGTTTTTGTGGTTTTGTGTTTGGCCAACCAAACCGGAATTGATTTGCAAGCCGCTTTTGAAAAAAAAATGAATTTAAAATCCAACCGTGACCATGATCGCCACCACAATAACGATAAATTGAAATAA
- the rsgA gene encoding ribosome small subunit-dependent GTPase A, producing the protein MTGLVYKSTGSWYTVKTEDNQVFECRIKGKFRMQGIKSTNPIAVGDVVDFELDESSDAVTGSIHNIHDRKNYIVRKSVNLSKQTHIIASNIDVVFLLITINNPPTTTSFIDRFLVTAEAYGIEAVLVFNKIDTFDEAMKDEQLYLQYIYSEIGYKILKVSAIEKKGLDELKQMMIGNVSMFSGHSGVGKSTLVNALEPNLNLKTKNISEQSKQGQHTTTFAEMYDLSFDAKIIDTPGIKGFGIVDMEPSEVSGYFPEFFKLQDECKFNNCLHKEEPHCAVKKALEENKIAWSRYNSYLKILEGDDEHYRQDVFNDDRIASDETRK; encoded by the coding sequence TTGACTGGACTTGTTTATAAATCTACCGGAAGTTGGTACACCGTAAAAACGGAAGACAACCAAGTGTTTGAATGCCGCATCAAAGGAAAATTCCGAATGCAGGGAATCAAAAGCACGAACCCAATAGCCGTTGGTGATGTGGTAGATTTTGAGTTGGATGAAAGTTCAGATGCAGTAACAGGAAGCATCCATAACATTCACGACAGAAAGAATTATATCGTGAGAAAATCGGTGAATTTATCCAAGCAAACCCATATTATAGCTTCCAATATTGATGTTGTTTTTCTTTTAATTACGATTAATAATCCGCCAACAACGACCAGTTTTATCGATCGGTTTTTGGTTACCGCTGAAGCGTATGGCATTGAAGCCGTTTTGGTTTTTAATAAAATTGATACGTTTGATGAAGCCATGAAGGATGAACAATTGTATCTGCAATACATCTATTCTGAAATTGGTTATAAAATTCTGAAAGTTTCAGCTATTGAAAAGAAAGGTTTGGATGAGCTCAAACAAATGATGATTGGAAACGTAAGTATGTTCTCTGGGCATTCAGGTGTTGGGAAATCAACCTTGGTCAATGCTTTAGAACCAAATCTAAATTTGAAAACCAAAAACATTTCAGAACAAAGCAAGCAAGGACAGCACACAACGACTTTCGCCGAAATGTACGACTTGTCATTTGATGCTAAAATCATCGACACGCCGGGAATTAAAGGTTTCGGAATTGTTGATATGGAACCTTCAGAAGTAAGTGGTTATTTCCCTGAATTCTTTAAGTTGCAGGACGAATGTAAATTCAATAATTGCTTGCATAAAGAAGAACCTCATTGCGCTGTAAAAAAAGCTTTAGAAGAAAATAAAATAGCCTGGTCACGTTATAATAGTTACCTCAAAATTTTGGAAGGCGATGATGAACATTACCGACAAGATGTGTTTAACGATGACCGAATTGCCAGTGATGAAACGAGGAAATAG